The Erythrobacter sp. genome segment AGGGACAGCGGCTCTATTCCAGCGCCACCGGCAGCATTTTCGCCCCCCGCGAACGGAAGGCCCGCCCGCACGTGCTGCTGGCCGAAGCGGGCACCGGGATCGGCAAGACCTTGGGCTATCTCGCCCCCGCCTCGCTCTGGGCGACGGCGGCGCAGGGCACCGTCTGGGTCAGCACTTTCACCAAGAATCTCCAGCGCCAGCTGCGCGCCGAAAGCCGCCGTGCATGGCCCGAAGCACGCCCCGATGGCTCGCAGCCCGTAGTGGTGCGCAAGGGACGCGAGAATTACCTGTGCCTGCTCAATCTGGAAGACGCGCTGCAAGGCGGTTTCGGCGGGCGCGCGGCGATCCTCGCGCAACTGGTGGCGCGCTGGGCCGCCTACAGCCGCGACGGCGACATGATCGGGGGAGACTTGCCCGGCTGGCTCGGCACCCTGTTCCGCGCCCGCGCGATCCGCAGCCTGACCGACCAGCGCGGCGAGTGCATCTACGCAGGCTGCCCGCATTACCGCAAATGCTTCATCGAACGCAGCGCCCGCGCGAGCGCGCAGGCCGATCTGGTGATCGCCAACCATGCGCTGGTGATGGTCAATGCCGCGCGCGGGCGGGACCATGCGCAAAGGCCGACGCGGATCATCTTCGACGAAGGCCACCATGTGTTCGATGCCGCCGACAGCACCTTTGCTGCCGCGCTGACGGGTAACGAGGCAGTTGAACTGCGCCGCTGGATCACCGGCCCCGATCGCGGTTCCAAGGGCCGGCGGCGCGGGCTGTCGGCGCGGCTGGCGGACGTCGCCAGCTATGACGACGCTGGCGGTGCGGCGATCGAGGCGGCGCGTGATGCGGCATCGGCATTGCCGGGCGAAGGCTGGCTGGGGCGGCTGGGTGAGAACGCCCCCTCGGGCGAAATCGAAACGCTACTATCAGCCGTGCGGGCGGTGACCTACGCCCGCGATGAAAGCGGCGCAGCAGATGCGGGCTACGGGATCGAGACCGAGGCAGCGGGGCTGGACGGTGCCTTTGTCGAACGCGCTCAGACGGCCGCTCTGGCACTGACGGCGATCCGCCTGCCGCTCATCAAGCTCGGCGTGCGGCTGGAAGCGATGCTGGAGGACCCGCCCGACTGGCTCGACGGGCAGGGCCGCGCGCGGATCGAAGGCGCGCGCTTCTCGCTCGGCTGGCGGATCGATACGCTGGCGGCCTGGGAATCTCTGCTCAACCGGCTGGGCGGCCCGACCGATCCCGAATTCGTCGATTGGTTGGCGGTGGAGCGCAACGATTCGCGCGAATTCGATATCGGCCTGCACCGCCGCTTCCTCGATCCGATGAAGCCCTTCGCGCGCACCGTGCTCGAAGGCGCGCACGGGGTGATGCTCACCAGCGCGACCCTGACAGACCGCACCGAAAGCGGGCGCGACTGGGCCGAGGCGATTGCGCGTTCGGGCGCGCGGCACATCGACGTCCAGCCGCGTGTGACGCAGGCGGAAAGCCCATTCGATTACGCCAGCAATGCCGAAGTGCTGATCGTCACCGATGTGCGCAAGGGCGACCTCGCCGGACTGGCGGGAGCCTATGCGCGGATTATCGAGGCCAGCGGCGGCGGCGTGCTGGGGCTGTTCACCGCGATCCGGCGGCTGCGCGCGGTCCACGGACGGATTGCCGACCGGCTGGCGCGCGCAGGGCTGGCGCTTTACGCTCAGCATGTCGATCCGATCGACACCGGCACTCTGGTGGATATTTTTCGTGACGATCCGCGCTCCAGCCTGCTGGGCACCGATGCCCTGCGCGATGGGGTGGATGTGCCGGGCGAAAGCTTGCGCTGCGTGGTGATGGAGCAGGTGCCCTGGCCCAAGCCGAGCATCCTCCATCGGGCGCGGCGCGCCGCTGGCGGGGGATCGGCCTATGACGACCGGATTATTCGCGGCAGGCTGGCACAGGCATTCGGGCGGCTGATCCGCAGCCGCGACGATCGCGGGCATTTCATCGTCCTCTCGCCTGCATTCCCCTCCCGCTTGCTGTCGGCCTTTCCGCCGGGAGTGAAAGTGTTGCGGGTGACGCTGGATGAGGCTTTACAACGGCTGGCGGGCGGTGTTTCGTCTGCGCCGGTGGAACGGCAATCCCCGCAACCGCAAGAGGACATCGGCCTTTGAAACGTCTCGGCCTGCTGCGCCACGCCAAGTCCGACTGGGACGATATGTCCTTACGCGATTTTGATCGCGGGCTGAATGCGCGCGGGCGCAAGGGCGCCGCGCTGATGGGTGCGCATATCAGGGAAAGCGGGGCGAAGTGGAACATGGTGCTCGCGAGCCCTGCCGAACGGGTCAAGCGTACATTGGAAGCCAGCGGGCTAAGCCTGCCGACACGATTCGAGGAAGACGCCTATCTTGCCGATGCCGCCACGCTGATGGCGCTGCTGCGGACCCTCGATGACGAGTGCGGCGCAGTCCTGCTGGCGGCGCACAATCCGGGCCTGCAGGAACTGGCGATGGAGCTTGTCCCGGCCGATGCCGAGACGGCGCTGTTCAACGAGATCATGCAGAAATATCCCACCGCCGCCTATGCGGTATTCGAACTCGATATTGAAAGCTGGGCCGATCTCGCTCCGGAATGCGGCAAGCTGGTGCATTTCGCTCGCCCGCGGGATCTCGACCCGGCGCTCGGGCCGGAAAGTTAGTTCAGTGCGGCGGCCAGCCGGTCGCGGATAGCACGCAACTGCGTGGTGATTTCGGGAGGCGAATCGTCGGCCGGTCGCTGCATTGGCGCGGGCGCTTCGACCGCCGCAGAAGGGCCAGCCTGCAACGCCTTCTTCGCCCCTTTCAAGGTATATCCCTCGCGGTTGACCAGCCGGTCGATCGCCTCGACCATCGCCACATCCTCCGCTCGGTAGAGCCGCCGCCCGCCGCTGCGCTTCAGTGGCGTCAGCGAGGGAAACTGCGCTTCCCAGTAGCGCAGAACATGCGGCTTGATCCCGAAGGCCGCGGAAACCTCCCCGATGGTGCGCATTGCCCCATCGGCCTTGCCGTCGTCGAACAGCGGCCCGGCAGAGGAGGCATTTGCGGTCATGAAGCCTTGGCGATCTTTTCTTTCAGCTTGTGGCTGGCACGGAAGGTCATCACCCGGCGTGGCGTGATCGGCACTTCCACTCCGGTCTTGGGATTGCGACCGATGCGTTCCTTCTTGTCGCGCAGCACGAAGCTGCCGAAGCCGGAAATCTTGACGTTCTCGCCATCGGCCATGGCGCTGCACATCTTGGCCAAAATTGCTTCAACCAGATCGAGGCTCTCGGCGCGCGAAAAGCCCATCTTGTGATTGATGGTTTCGGCCAGATCGGCCCTTGTCAAAGTCCCTACGGATCGCATTGCATCCATCGCGTTCCCCTTCCCTGTTTTGTCCGACCCCCGAAGGTTATGAACAAGCGGGCCTGCGTTGGCAAGGATGACGACGCCTGAATTCAGGGAAAAATCCCCTGCGCAAACTACGCCCGCAGCAAGCAGGCGCCCCAGGTGAAGCCGCCGCCCATCGCTTCGAGCATCACCAGATCGCCCGGTTTGATGCGCCCGTCTTTCTTCGCCACGTCATAGGCAAGCGGAACGCTGGCGGCAGACGTATTGGCGTGGCGGTCCACCGTCACCACCACCTGGTCCATCGACAGGCCGAGCTTGCGCGCGGTGGCATCGAGAATGCGGGCATTTGCCTGGTGCGGCACCACCCAGTCGATATCCGCGGGCGTCATGCCTGCATCGGCGAGCACTTCGCCGAGCACCTCGGCAAGATTGACAACGGCATGGCGGAAAACCTCGCGCCCCTTCATCCTAACCTTGCCGACTTCGCCGGTGGTGGAGGGCCCGCCATCGACATAGAGCAGGTCGCAATGTGCGCCTTCCGCATGGAGGCGGGTGGCGATCACGCCGGGGCCGTCCTCGTCGACCTCCTGCGCCTCGATCACGAAGGCCCCCGCGCCGTCGCCGAACAGCACGCAGGTGCCGCGATCATCCCAGTCAAGAATGCGGCTGAACGTCTCCGCGCCGATCACGATGGCGCGCTTGGCCATGCCGGTGCGGATCATCGCATCCGCCGTGCCCAGCGCATAGAGGAAGCCCGAACAGACCGCCGCAACGTCGAAGACCGGGAAGCCGCGCCCGCCCAGGTTCGCCTGCACCGTGGTAGCGGTGGCGGGAAAGGTCCGGTCCGGTGTCGCGGTGGCGAGCACGATCAGGTCGACATCGGCAATCTTGCACCCCGCATCGGCCAAGGCCGCGCGCGCAGCATCGGTGGCAAGCGATCCCGTCGTCTCGCCGTCACCCGCGATGTAGCGCTGGGTAATGCCGGTGCGTTCGCGGATCCATTCGTCGCTGGTGTCCACCTGCTCCGCCAGTTCGGCGTTGGAGACACAGCGTGCGGGCAGGGCCGAGCCGGAACCGATGACGACCGAACGAATCACTTGGCAGCTCCTGCCCCGTTGCTCATCCCCGCGCCGATTTCCGCGAGATCGGCGGTGATCCGCTGGGTGATGTCATCCTCCAGCAGCCGCGCGCAGACATCGACGGCATTGGCCACGCCCTTGGCATTGGCACTGCCATGCGATTTCACGATCACTCCGTTGAGGCCGAGAAAGACCCCGCCGTTGTGGTTGTTCGGATCGAGATGGTGGCGCAGCAGCTCGGTCGCCGGGCGGCTGACGAGGAAGCCGATCTTGGACCGCAGCGAACTGGTGAAGGCCGTCTTGAGCAGGTCGGTGACGAACCGCGCCGAACCTTCGATTGCCTTCAGCGCGATATTGCCCGAAAAGCCGTCGGTCACCACCACGTCCACTTCGCCGCGGTTGATCTTGTCGGCTTCGATAAAGCCGTCGAACTGCATCGCCAGCCCGGTCGCGTCGGCAAGCTGCTGGCTGGCTTCGCGCAGGTTGTCGGTGCCCTTGATGCTTTCGGTGCCGATGTTGAGCAACCGCACGCGCGGCGATGCCTTGCCGGTGACGATCCGCGCATAGGCCGCGCCCATGATCGCGAACTGGATCAGGTTGCGGGCGTCGCAATCGGTGTTGGCCCCCAGATCGAGCATCACCACGTCGTTGTCGCCCAGCGTCGGCATCAGCCCGGCGAGCGCAGGGCGATCGATCCCCGGCATGGTGCGCAGGGCGAGCTTGCCCATCGCCATCAACGCGCCGGTGTTCCCCGCGCTCACGGCCGCGCCGCAATCGCCGCTTTTCACCGCTTCGATGGCGAGGCCCATGCTGGTGGTCTTGGCGCGGCGGATCGCGCGGCTGGGCTTCTCGTCGCCCGCCACCACGCCTTCGCAGTGGAGGATCTCGGAAGCGGAGCGCATGTTCGGGTGGTTGGCCAATACCGCTTCGATGCGGGGCTGGTCGCCTACAAGGAGAAAGCGGAACTTGTCATGCCGACGCCGCGCCAGCGCCGCGCCTTCGACCATCACGCGCACGCCTTCATCCCCGCCCATCGCATCAACGGCGATACGCGGAAGACTCATGTGCGAAATTCCTTATTCAGGCCGGAGACTTAAGCCTTGGGCTCGATCACCATGCGGCCGTTGTAATGGCCGCAGGCGTTGCACAGCATGTGCGGACGCTTCAGTTCGCCGCAGTTCGAGCATTCGTGGAAGGCTTCCACCTTCAGCGAATCATGCGACCGGCGATTGCCCCGGCGATGCGGCGAAACTTTTCTTTTAGGGACGGCCATGGCGGCACCTGATCCTTGAATTCGTTCAAAATCTGCTCGGATGCCGCACTAGGCGATACCCAACCCCCGCGCAAGCGCGGCGGAGAGGGAACCCTCTTGTGCGGCGGAGGGCGGCGCTATAGCGGGTTTTTGCCGCGTTGCAAGCACTCGCAGTCCTGCCTAGAGCAGCATCGGGCAAAGCGAGGGGAAGTCACTTGGAAGACATGCATATCAGCCTGATCAGCACTGCAGTTTCGGGCCTCATCGCGCTCTGGCTGGGGATTCGCTGCGGCAGGGTGCGGATGAAGGAAAAGGTGATGCACGGTGATGGCGGCAATGTCCTGCTGCTCCGCCGGATGCGCGCGCAGTCCAATTTCACCGAATATGCCCCCTTTGCGCTGGCGATGATTATCGTGCTCGACCTGACTGGGCATGACGGCTGGCTGCTCGGCCTGACCGCGCTTTCGTTCCTGATCGGCCGGGTACTTCACCCGCTGGGCATGGATGCCGAGGGGGAACACTGGGGCCGCATGATCGGGACGTTGCTGACGATGCTGACGCTGATCGTGCTATCGGGAATGGCACTGGTTGCGGTTTACCAGCAGTTCGGCTGATTACGCGCCAGAAATCGCCGCGTCGCCCACAAACGGATTGCTCGCGCGCTCGCGACCGAAGGTGCTCGTCGGGCCGTGGCCGGGGACGAAGGTGACGTCGTCGCCGAGCGGCCAGAGCTTCTGCGTGATCGCGTCGAGCAGGTCCTGGTGGTTGCCCATCGGGAAATCGGTGCGGCCGATGGAGCCTGCGAACAGCACGTCGCCCACAAAGGCGAATTTCGCCTCGCGGTGGAAGAACACCACGTGGCCGGGAGTGTGGCCGGGGCAGTGGATCACTTCGAGCTCCAGCTCGCCAACGGTCACCGTGTCGCCATCCGCCAGCCAGCGGGTCGGCTCGAACACTTCGCAATGCATGCCGAAGCGGGGACCGTCATCCTCCAGCTTGGCGATCCAGAAGATGTCGTCCGCGTGCGGTCCTTCGATCGGCAGGTTCAGCTCCGCCGCCAGCATTCCTGCCTGCCCGCAGTGGTCGGCGTGACCGTGGGTGAGGAGGATTTTCTCCAGCGTCACCCCGGCCCGCGCCACTGCATCCTTCAGCTTGTCCAGTTCCCCGCCCGGATCGACCAGCGCCCCGCGCATCGTCCTGGTGCACCAGACCAGCGAGCAGTTCTGCTGGAACGGGGTGACGGGCACGATGGCGGCGCGAATGGGGGAGCTTTGCGTCATGGAATGGCAAATGGCGGTGACGGGCGCGGCTTGCAAGCGTAGAGCTTTGCCGATGGACCAGCTCACCTATCGCGCGGCGACCGAGGCCGACCTGCCTTTTCTCGACGCGCTGGCAGCGGAAGACGAAATCGGCGCGGCGCGCGATCCGCTGCGGCCCGATCACGCTGAACAGGCGCTGGAAGGCCTGCGCGCGATTGCCGCCGATCCCAACCACACGCTCTACATCGTCGGGCATGCCGGAGCGCCGGTCGGCAGCTTCCAGCTGAGCTTCATCCCCGGCGTATCGCGCAAAGGTGCTTGGCGTGGCCAGATCGAGAATGTCCGGGTCCTGGCGGCCTCACGCGGGCACGGGATCGGCGAGGCAATGATGCGCTGGGCGATCGCGCGCTGCAAGGAACGCGGCTGCGGCGTGGTGCAGCTTACCAGCTACCGGACGCGGGATGCGGCGCACCGATTTTATGAGCGGCTGGGATTTGTGGGGACGCACACGGGGTTCAAGCTGCTGCTTTGGTGATCTTTTCGTCCGTTTGTATGCGCCTCTGCTTCTTTTCCGCGTCATCCATGAGAGTCAGGTATTCCCGAAACCCTTGGCGAATTTCTCGGAAGCCGAACACGCGACGCCCCTTCCACCGCGACAGCATCAGTCGCGCTTCTGGATGGCCAGCCTTGGCCGCCAATTCCAGTGTAGAACGCAAAGACCGCGCCATGGCTCGGGAAGGATTGCGCTGATAACGAAACAAGACCAACCAATAGGCCGCAGGCGCGTATCCGGCCGCAACACCCTGCTCAAGAATAGCATTCCACTTCTCGTCGTTGCCTTGCCGATAATGGAGTGCGGCAAAATCGACATAGGCGGAATTTGAGCCAGCAAGCAATGCTCGCGAATAGTAGCTCTCGGCCATTCTCAAGTCCTTCTGGACCCCGACCCCGTGTTCAAAATAGTCTGCGACGAGACGCATCGCCCATGCTGAACCAGCATCAGCCATCGACGTGTAGATCGCGAATGCCTTACCCCTATCGTTAGCCAAATAGCTGGCAGCAATCTCAGATTGCCGATGAATGGCTTCACCATCCCTTTGCCAGAGGTCCCAGTCGTTTGAGTTGTCACGCTCCCAGCTAGTAGAATACTCGCTAAAGGCATTGGGCCGCATCTCAGGCGGGCAATAGCGATCACACAACCATTTGCAGAGGCGGCACTTCATGCTTTCAGCGTAGCACAGCTGCGCGTTGTTCCCAATACATGCCCGTTTGGCCTCGACGCCTCTAACGCAGGAAAGGCGCCACTGACGGCGGCGCCTTATCCTGGTCGATCTGCGAAACTGGTGGTTCAGCAGTTTCCTTCTTCGCCATCGACGCAATCGCCGACCGATTCGACGTCCTCGACAGCTCCATCAACGGTGTTGCAAGCAGGGAGGAAAACAATTCCTCCACCAAGAGCAAGTATGGTCAGTAGTTTCTTCACGGTGTTTCTCCTTTACTGCCCCTGCTTGGATGGCCCCTCAGCGGCTATGGATTTTCAACGGAAGGTCGCTCTGATGGTTCCGACGAGATCAAAAGGCCCTCCTCTCGCGGCGCTCGCTGAGAAGCGGCAGGGCAAGCAAACAGGGCAAAACGCCGGAAGGAACGGCCTAAACCCGCCCGCTTTTCCAGACCACTCGGCCGATCACCTCGAACTCCTCCGCGCCCACCTGGATCGGCGGATAGGCGAGGTTCTGCGAGAGCAGGGCGAAGCGGCCTGCACCTTGGCTGGCGACGCGCTTGACCAGCAGGCTGTCGTCCAGCCGGACGACGTGGACACCGTCACGGAACGGCTGCGCGCGGCAATCCACCAGCACTTCGTCGCCTTCGCGAAGCAGCGGCTCCATCGAATCGCCAACCACGCGGATGGCGGAGAGGCGCGCCCCGTCGAGCCCGTGTTCGGCAAGCCAGCGGCGTGAGAAGGCGAAGGAATCGAACGCCAGTTCGCCCGGCCCGCTCGCCCCCGGCCCCGCGGAGGCATCGACATCGAGCCGGGGAACCTCGATCCAGTCGCGACTCGTTGCCGAACCATAGGATTTTTCCTGCGATCCACCGAGATCCGATTCTTCCAGCCCGAGAAATTGCGCCAGCCTGCGCCGGTCCTCCTCCTCAAGCTTGCGCGGACTACCTTTGGTAACATATTGCTGAAGATAGGTGCCATTACGCCCAATCATCCGCGACAGGGCCGCCAGGCTGCTGCCCCTCGCCCGCGCTGTCTGCACCAGTTTTTCGCGTGAGCCCATCGCCCGATCCCCTCATGGTGAACGGATTCTTCCTACGCCATGTATTTTTCCTAGACAAGTAGGATTTGCCGCGCTGTTTTATGGCCATCGAGTCGCTGGCTCGTCAGGTCAACCGCACGCCAAGGGGATTTTCACCCATGCTCATCCGCAAGATCGAAGTCTTCCTCCGCCATACGCGCATGCCGGCGACCAAGTTCGGCCGACTCGCCGCGCACGATCCCCGTTTCGTGCTCGATCTGCGCAACGGCCGCCTTCCCCGGCCTGAGACGGAAAAGAAGGTGGAACATTTCATGAACATTTATCGCGAGAACAGCAATGCGAATTGATCCTAAAGTCGTGCCGCCGTCCATCACCGCCAGGGCCCCGCGCAAACGCAAGGGCACCCGCGAGAGGCTGGCCGAGGCTCTGATCGCGCTGGCGCAGGGTCACGGGCGGATCGTAGCACACAGCGAGAAAAGCTGGGCCAGCATCACCTTTGCCGGGGCGCGGCACCGGGTGGAACTGGCTTTCGACGGCGCGGAGGCGGTGGAAGCGGGCGAGTGTTTCATCGCGTTCCTGCCGGAGCACGAATTCGCCATTCCCGGCCAGCTGGTGGCGGATGCGGCGGTGGTGGAAGTGGCCTCGGTGCTCGATCCGCCCCGGCTGTCGGTGGTGTGCGAAGTGCTGGTGCTGGAGGAGGGGTGATCAGTAGCCGCGCAGGAGATCGACCTGTGCTTCCAGCGGTTCGCCTGCACGGAACAGCGCGCAATTGCGCAGGAACCGGTCGGCGGCGCGGCGGCGGCTGGCTTGGTTTGGAATGCCGGACAGGTGCATGGTGATCTGCGTGTTGGCGCAGGTCCACAGCGGGTGATCGGGCGGCAGCGGCTCGGGATCGGTCAGGTCGAGGATCGCGCCGCCTAGTCTTTCCGATTGCAAAGCGGCGACCAGCGCGGGCTGATCGAGCACTTCGGCGCGGCCGAAATTTACCAGCACGGCTTCGGCTTTCATGGCCGCGAATTCCGCCGCGCCGAGCATTCCCGCACTTTCGGACGTATTGGGGAGGGTGAGCACGATCCAGTCGAAGAGGCCGAGCCGGTCGCGCCACTCATCCGGGCCGAGCGCGCCATCGCCCGCCCTGCTGCGCACCGGCGTGGTGGCAACGCCAAAGGGCGCGAGCATTGCCGCAATTGCCTGCCCGATCGCGCCATAGCCGATGATGAGCGCGCTCGTGCCAGCCAGCGCCCCGGCGGAGGGCGGTGCGGCCAGCCATTCGTGGCGATCCTGCGCGCGGACGATGTCGCGATAACCACGCGAGTGGGCGAGCATCGCCATCACCGCGAATTCCGCCACCTGCCCCGCCGCCAGCCCGGAGCCGCAGGAGAGCGCCACGCCCCGCTCGGCCAGTGCGGCGAGCGGCATCCAGTCCACTCCGGCGTAGGCGCTGGAAAGCCACCGCAGCTTGTCGGCACGGGCGATGGCTGCGAGTGCGGGGGCCTTCACGTGCATGTCGAACCAGCCGATTTCGGCATGGGGGGCGAGTTCGAGGAGTTGGGCTTCGTCAGCCCACCAGGTCGTGTCGAGCCATTCGGGCAGGCGGCCTTCGAGATCGGCCCGCGCCCCGGCGGGGAGGAGGGCCCTGATCAGAGTTTCCACTCCCAGCCGAGCGGATCGCCGTCCATCACCTCGACGCCTTGCGCCGCAAGCTCGTCGCGCAGGGCATCGCTTGTGGCGAAGTCCTTTGCGACCCTTGCTTCCTTCCGGCGAGCGAGAGCCTTTTCGATCTCCGCCTCGCCCACGGTCGCCGCCTTCGGCCGCAGCCGCAGGTCCGCCCGCTCCAGCGCAAACAGCCCCAGCCCCAGCACCGAGTCCATCGCTGCCACGGCTTCCGCCTTGTGGACCGGATCGACCTTTTTCATCGCCAGCAGTTCCTCGAGCACGGTCAACGCCAGCGGGGTATTGAGATCGTCCGCAATCGCTGCATCGAAGCGGGCGATCACCGGCATCAGCGTGCCGCCGGCTTCGACGCGCAGGTCGTGATAGGTCCAGCCATGTTCCGGTGCGGGCGGAACTTGATCGAGCGAAGCACGCAGGGCATCGACCGCCATCACCATGCGCTTCAACCGTGTCAGCGCAGCACCAAGCCCCTCCCAGGAGAACTCAAGCTCGCTGCGATAGTGCGCCTGCAGGCACATCAGCCGGTAAGCCAGCGGGTGATAGCCCTTGTCGATCAGCAATTGCAGCCGCAGGAATTCTCCCGACGACTTGCTCATCTTGCCCGAGCGTTCGACCAGGAAATTGTTGTGCATCCACATGCGCGCGCCGGAGTGGTCCGAGCAGGTGCGCGCCTGGTTCTGGGCGATTTCGTTCGGGTGGTGGATCTCGCGGTGGTCGATCCCGCCGGTATGGATATCGAAGGGGAAGCCGAGCAGCTTCTCGCCCATCACCGAACATTCGAGATGCCAGCCGGGAGCGCCCCGGCCCCATGGTGAATCCCATTCCATCTGCCGGGTCTCGCCCGGAGGCGTCCGCCGCCAGATCGCGAAATCGGCGGCGTGGCGCTTGCCTTGGACGCTTTCGATCCGGCCCTCACCCTCGTCTGTCACCGCACGGGCCAGTCGTCCGTAATCGGGCACGGTGGAGGTATCGAAGTACAGCCCGCCCTCCAGCTCGTAGCAGTGCTTGTCCGCGATCCCTTCGGCAAAGGCGATCATTTCGGCGATGTAGTCGGTGGCGATGGACCAGTGCGCAGGCTGGCGGATATTGAGCGCCCTGACGTCCGCCCAATAGGCCTCGGTGTAGTGCCGGGCGATGTCCCAGATCGATTGGGCGCGTTCGGCCGCCGCCTTCTCCAGCTTGTCCTCGCCCGCATCGGCATCGTCGGTCAGGTGGCCGACATCGGTGATGTTGATGACGTGGGTGAGCTTGTAACCCTTCCAGCTCAGGGTCCGTCCCAGCACGTCGGCGAAGACATAGGCGCGCATGTTGCCGATGTGCGGGTAATTGTAGACCGTCGGCCCGCAGGTATACACGCGTGCCTCGCCCGCATGAACGGGGACGAACGGCTCGATCTGGCGGGTGAGCGAGTTGAACAGCTTGAGGTCGGTCATGGGGCGGGAGGCTTAGGCGGGCCGCGGAAAACTGGCAATGGGCGGCTCAGAACAGCGCGTCGAGATCACGCGATCCGTGGACGACACGCACCACTTCCACTGTGCCGTCCGCAATAACGAACAGGACCAGGTATTTGCCATACAGAGCCGACCGCAGGCCGGGCCACAGATCGTCGCGTGAACGAAAGCTGCGTGGTCGAACCGCAATCGTCTCGATCCGGTCGATAATCTCGATGATAAAGGTTTCAGCCCGAAGTGGATTGTCCTGACGGATAAATGCACCAATCGAATCAAGATCGTCGATTGCGGCCTGGCGGATTCGAAAAGGAAGTCCGCTCATTCCGGCGGGACGCGATATTTCTCACGCAGTTCGGCGAGCGCGCTCCGCCCGTCGAGCAATTCGCTGGCAAGGCCTTCCTGAACCATAGCGCGCAAATGCGTTAGCGATGCCAGCCGCCGTTCCTGAAGATCGCTCCATTCGCGCAGCGCTTCGCGGACGATTTCGCTGGTGGTTACATACTCACCGTTGGCAACGGCTTCGCGAAGTTTGGCCGCCATCTCTTCCGGGAGAGTGACAGTCATGCGTTCGAGTTTGCTCATGGATCATACTTTATCATACGATCCGCACCTAGCCAAGTGTGAGGGAAAGGAGGTTGGCGGGAGGGTGGCGATCTTTCTTATTTTTCGGGGAACGTCCTGACGACCTCGATTTTCCCCACGATCGCCGCGTTGAAACCGGGCAAGTCCTCGGCAGGTATCCAGTACTCCTCGTGCGC includes the following:
- a CDS encoding sel1 repeat family protein, whose amino-acid sequence is MKCRLCKWLCDRYCPPEMRPNAFSEYSTSWERDNSNDWDLWQRDGEAIHRQSEIAASYLANDRGKAFAIYTSMADAGSAWAMRLVADYFEHGVGVQKDLRMAESYYSRALLAGSNSAYVDFAALHYRQGNDEKWNAILEQGVAAGYAPAAYWLVLFRYQRNPSRAMARSLRSTLELAAKAGHPEARLMLSRWKGRRVFGFREIRQGFREYLTLMDDAEKKQRRIQTDEKITKAAA
- a CDS encoding S24 family peptidase, coding for MGSREKLVQTARARGSSLAALSRMIGRNGTYLQQYVTKGSPRKLEEEDRRRLAQFLGLEESDLGGSQEKSYGSATSRDWIEVPRLDVDASAGPGASGPGELAFDSFAFSRRWLAEHGLDGARLSAIRVVGDSMEPLLREGDEVLVDCRAQPFRDGVHVVRLDDSLLVKRVASQGAGRFALLSQNLAYPPIQVGAEEFEVIGRVVWKSGRV
- a CDS encoding GNAT family N-acetyltransferase produces the protein MDQLTYRAATEADLPFLDALAAEDEIGAARDPLRPDHAEQALEGLRAIAADPNHTLYIVGHAGAPVGSFQLSFIPGVSRKGAWRGQIENVRVLAASRGHGIGEAMMRWAIARCKERGCGVVQLTSYRTRDAAHRFYERLGFVGTHTGFKLLLW
- a CDS encoding type II toxin-antitoxin system ParD family antitoxin yields the protein MSKLERMTVTLPEEMAAKLREAVANGEYVTTSEIVREALREWSDLQERRLASLTHLRAMVQEGLASELLDGRSALAELREKYRVPPE
- a CDS encoding type II toxin-antitoxin system RelE/ParE family toxin translates to MSGLPFRIRQAAIDDLDSIGAFIRQDNPLRAETFIIEIIDRIETIAVRPRSFRSRDDLWPGLRSALYGKYLVLFVIADGTVEVVRVVHGSRDLDALF
- a CDS encoding D-2-hydroxyacid dehydrogenase, yielding MIRALLPAGARADLEGRLPEWLDTTWWADEAQLLELAPHAEIGWFDMHVKAPALAAIARADKLRWLSSAYAGVDWMPLAALAERGVALSCGSGLAAGQVAEFAVMAMLAHSRGYRDIVRAQDRHEWLAAPPSAGALAGTSALIIGYGAIGQAIAAMLAPFGVATTPVRSRAGDGALGPDEWRDRLGLFDWIVLTLPNTSESAGMLGAAEFAAMKAEAVLVNFGRAEVLDQPALVAALQSERLGGAILDLTDPEPLPPDHPLWTCANTQITMHLSGIPNQASRRRAADRFLRNCALFRAGEPLEAQVDLLRGY
- a CDS encoding cysteine--tRNA ligase, whose translation is MTDLKLFNSLTRQIEPFVPVHAGEARVYTCGPTVYNYPHIGNMRAYVFADVLGRTLSWKGYKLTHVINITDVGHLTDDADAGEDKLEKAAAERAQSIWDIARHYTEAYWADVRALNIRQPAHWSIATDYIAEMIAFAEGIADKHCYELEGGLYFDTSTVPDYGRLARAVTDEGEGRIESVQGKRHAADFAIWRRTPPGETRQMEWDSPWGRGAPGWHLECSVMGEKLLGFPFDIHTGGIDHREIHHPNEIAQNQARTCSDHSGARMWMHNNFLVERSGKMSKSSGEFLRLQLLIDKGYHPLAYRLMCLQAHYRSELEFSWEGLGAALTRLKRMVMAVDALRASLDQVPPAPEHGWTYHDLRVEAGGTLMPVIARFDAAIADDLNTPLALTVLEELLAMKKVDPVHKAEAVAAMDSVLGLGLFALERADLRLRPKAATVGEAEIEKALARRKEARVAKDFATSDALRDELAAQGVEVMDGDPLGWEWKL